The proteins below come from a single Aegilops tauschii subsp. strangulata cultivar AL8/78 chromosome 6, Aet v6.0, whole genome shotgun sequence genomic window:
- the LOC141025791 gene encoding uncharacterized protein, translated as MDDGKLTTLTEHITTHGTTVLEVVYTNDPRTVERIIKNYEEWLKEEKNKFVGLDLEYTRKSSYIRQGIAIVQLAMRKHVLVYHYCRSEGSQALVDFLQRKAVTFTSVDTRNDKTMLARAWIKIPDEHHVDIQRLFCIKGGGERDSMADLAAAIIDPSYKNMKKSFPKEKHQFWEWKPLSPIHLEYAAKDGYVSYELYRRILIIKNGLRHLHQQPMKERLRPHKSNDEGSSSGWKHRKGNSGW; from the coding sequence ATGGACGACGGGAAACTAACAACACTCACCGAACACATCACTACCCACGGTACAACCGTGCTCgaggtggtgtacaccaacgacccaaGGACCGTGGAGCGGATCATCAAAAATTACGAAGAATGGCTAAAGGAGGAGAAGAACAAGTTCGTCGGCCTCGACCTCGAGTACACACGTAAGAGCAGTTACATACGACAAGGGATCGCCATCGTCCAACTTGCCATGCGCAAGCATGTCCTTGTATACCACTATTGCAGATCCGAGGGCTCCCAGGCGTTAGTTGACTTCCTGCAACGGAAAGCGGTAACTTTCACTAGCGTCGACACCAGGAACGACAAGACCATGCTTGCCCGTGCATGGATCAAAATTCCAGACGAGCACCACGTCGACATCCAGAGGCTATTCTGCATCAAGGGTGGTGGAGAAAGGGATTCCATGGCTGACCTTGCagcggccatcatcgacccctcaTACAAGAACATGAAGAAATCATTCCCAAAGGAGAAGCACCAGTTCTGGGAGTGGAAGCCACTTTCACCGATACACCTTGAGTACGCGGCAAAGGACGGGTATGTTAGCTACGAGTTGTACCGTAGAATCCTCATCATCAAGAACGGGCTACGTCACCTGCACCAACAACCAATGAAAGAAAGACTCCGCCCACATAAGAGCAATGACGAGGgatcttccagcggctggaagcACCGGAAGGGAAACAGTGGTTGGTAA